The sequence GTAATTAAAAGACATGGGTATCGATTGAAATGGTTGTTTCAAAATTCTATTGTCCTGCAGTTTGTTACAACTGGTGACAGGGGTGATAATGGTCAGTTGTTTTCGAAATGGTCACAAGGAAATCGTGTAAGAATGAATACTCATTTGTCTATGTGCATGCTAATGTGTGCGATTAGGAATAtttatcaattgtttcatcaAATGCTTGATATGTGGGAAAAGCAAAAATTTCTTTCTCAGCTGAAGTATGTTTTGCCTGATGCGATTTTGGGTTTTCAATTTGAGTCTTTGGCTGTTGGTTTTATTCGACTTCTTGAAGAAGTTTTTAGGCCAGCAACCGCATGGTCTCACCAAGTTATTACACTTTTGAATTCATATGTTACCCTGGTTCGCTCCATGACTATTCTATAAGGATTATTCTTGCAATTGTTAGCAGCTGTTTTTGACTTCTAAGGATGTTCTTCTTCTTATCAAGTTCAAGGCTTACATCTGCAGCTGTTAAAGACGAAGAAATGAAGAAATATCTCCATTCTTACATAACTGGTCTTCATTTCTTGTACTTTGTTCAACACAAACCTTCTGGCTGTCAACACTGGCTGTGCGTGGGGTATAGAACAATGAGAGGCTATGGGAGTATGAAGATAATAAAACTTGTACTCATTGTCACACATGCTCCAATTGTGTCAAGGTTAGTGAACTTCTTAAGATGGAAGTGCAAATTGTATTCTATAAGTCTGGACAGTGCTTCATATTTGAGTTGGAGCAGTCCAGTTATCATGTGGATGACGGAAACTCGACTCATACTTAGGGTAATTCAATTCCTACAGGTGTGGATGTTGGTAGGATATTTGAGGTGGAAATTCAGATTGGTTGCAACTGGATTATGGAGTATTAAATTTTTCGGTATGGGTTTGTTTTTCTTACCTTCTTATCTTCATGGTATTGCGTTATCACCAGATTATTCCAGCCGTCTACCCCAATTGCCTAAAGTTAAAAGTTCGACAACCAAAATTGTTGGAAGTCATTATTATCCCTCTATGTTGATGCTTACACTTTCAAGAAGTTGGATTAGATTATTCAGAATTTATCACATCATTGACAACTTGGATACGGCGAGTTCTCAAGTAACAATTGCTGCATTCCTCTTCTTTCTCATCAACTTTGCTTGCCGAATATATGATAGAGGCAAGTTGTTAGCTAATCATGGGTATTTTTCTTTGGCTGTTACTTCTGAATGTTGTGTTACACATTTGCTTAACGTCTCCAATTCAGCTGGTGCCTTTCTAGAATTCCAAGACTTTTCTCTTGTGCCAAGACCGGACTGTTTTCAGTTGGAAATTTCTGGGTTAGTGCTGAGAAGAATGCAGCGATTTCCTGTGGTAGTTGTTCGAGTTTGCTTCCCTATCTATTTTGCAACAATTAGTGGTGCTACATTCAGGTCTGTGCGTCTTTTACTGATTTTCTCAACTGTAGTAGTCCAAGCACATGGGAAGTTTGTGTTGGTATTTTGTCATACTCGCCTGTCATGTTTGGTTTGTCCATCAAAAAATGACTATCTCCAGCTTGAGATCTATAGAAGATAGCAGGCAGTACAACTCTTACATACTGTAATGCACACTATAGATGTGTCCAAGTCGGTGGCCTGTGCAAGTATGGTTATGTGGTTCACAATGGACTGGACTTCCGAGGTGTTGGCTAGTTTTCATTTTCAGATTCCGGCGAAGTTGGATGATCACACGAGAAATGGCTACTACAAGCTCAAGCAACTTGCACCAACTTGTGATGGTCAGATCAATGTGAGGAACTGTTCTGCGGTAGTAGAAAAGCTACATCATTCCTTTGGACACTCATACAAGCTTGACATTTTTCAGAGGTGTTACCAGCATGGTACTTTGATTTCACATGCTAGTTGTTCGAGTATGCTTCAGTACCCATTTTGCTGCAATTGGTGGTGCTGCAGTCAGATCACCCCACTATTAAGGATGGCTGCAAATTGTGAAGATTCTGCACGTGTTTAATGTTGGGAACCTGGCATGGACAAGTTCAGTTTGCTGAGGGGATTCCTGTATTGCGCTACTACCTTGTGTTGCCACCTAATGTCATGTACCCGCTGCGACGAGAAGAGCGTGTCACAACTCAgttctcatccttgaggacaaggatgttttcaagGAGTGGGGAATGTCATGTACCCGCTGTGACGATTTTAAATTTTGCCTTCATCATAATTGTTTTGACGGTGGTGCTATTTATAGGTGGTGGTGCCGTCACTTACACACCGATACACagcattcaggatcgttacaccacaTTAAGgttcgttacaccgcattcaggttcgttacaccgcattcactCAAAGAGTTCACCGCTTCCTCTCCGAGGTTTAGTGAAGAttcttaagcttccaccaccaccaccgctagATCACCATCACTTCAA comes from Papaver somniferum cultivar HN1 chromosome 7, ASM357369v1, whole genome shotgun sequence and encodes:
- the LOC113300121 gene encoding uncharacterized protein LOC113300121, coding for MDGIDRNHVYELNSKNGYWSDSWSGGSIVCRLTNGGVISTAEMLFVQMSKRDTIWLNRMLETVLRSWNDGVFSSYPSFVYTGSVFDRGRGYFNFADAYRIGVDTHNSGLIVLIELIFMNERNRNCVYKVIKRHGYRLKWLFQNSIVLQFVTTGDRGDNGQLFSKWSQGNRVRMNTHLSMCMLMCAIRNIYQLFHQMLDMWEKQKFLSQLKYVLPDAILGFQFESLAVGFIRLLEEVFRPATAWSHQVITLLNSYVTLVRSMTIL